Part of the Paenibacillus aurantius genome, AGACCAGCACCGAAAAGAAAAAACATTTGTACTTTTGTTACATCACCAGCGATTGCGCCATTCGTAATGCTCTGCAAAAACCACGTAAACAAAAGTCCATCGGCAATGCCAGCAAATAGCATGGCGGTAAGACAAATGTATATCCATCGAAAACGTTTAACATAGGGCAGCAAATGATAAAAGACAGACTTCTCACGTTTCACAAGTACTCCCCCATCTTCCTAATCGTGTTTTTTCAACAAGATTTCTTGTGTTTGGGAGAAATAAGTTTTCATCTTTTCCTTATCTAACAAGTAATAATGTCTTTGGTCTGATTTGGATACTCTCACCAGATCGAGACTGAAGAAGAAGCCCATATGATAGGAGATAGCAGCTGGAGTCAAATTCAACTTTTTGGATAACTCCTGACCATACCATGGTCGTTCGGCGAGCGCTTCAATAATTAAGATTCGCTTTGAATCTGATAGCAATTTTAAAAATAAGTCAGCCTGCTTTCTTAAAGGCTTGTTTTCTAACAGTCGATCAAGATGGATGCCTAATCGTATCCAGTTAAATAGTTCATCTTTCGAAGTGCCTGAATTACAAGTGCTGCATGCCTGATCAAAAATGCTGACGTGAATCTGAGTTGGTTGTTTCAGTTTTTCTTCTGTAGCTTCTACTAAATAATTATCAATGAATTTTAATGGGTTTTGTTTATATTGCTCAGAATATTTTTCTGCCCCTCCTCTTGAAATGGATACAATCTGTTCTTCAAGAGGACTATATATGGAATTATAAAAAGTTTTACAAAGTGTGTGGTATCTCTGCTTGGCTTCGTCCGGGTACATCGTGCATTCCAGCAATCGTTCAATTATTTCTTTGTTTGCCCCATCTATTTTGTTTAATTGTCTAATCATTAGATCCCTGTCACGTTGAACATCACTCCATTGATGACCTGATAAAAAGGAATCGAATTGCTCCTTTAATGATGATTTAACCATTCGGGCAACAAGCTGAGTTGAAGCCATTCGTTCTAATGTATTTATGCCTTCTGTGACAGTTATCGGTGACGTATTGATAATAGCCATATTTACGATCGTCTCATATCCTAAAGACGTTTGCTTGAAGGGATGGACGAAAAAGAAGTTTAGTTCGCTTCTCAGAAAACGAGAGAGCTGACCGTCCATCTGTTCAATAAAGCCAATGGAATCCAGATCTTCCCCTAACTCATGGAATATTTTTATGAATTGATCTTTATTAGCGACAAATGAAGCTGCGCTGGCAAACTCAAAAAGCGGGTTAAATTGAAAAGCTATTTTGTAAGAAGTTGAGAAGCTCACACTAATTATCCCTCCTATTTAAATAATTTTTAATAACAATCACAATGATTAAATGTAAATTTAACTATATATTTTAAATTACCTTTAGTTGGTTATATATGTCAATGATTAATTTTTACACAGGCTTTTAGTCCGGTTGAGGTTTCCACGCAAAAAACCCTTCCGGATAACCCGGAAGGGTTCGCTCTATTCCCAATAGTGGCGGGAGATGGAGTACTCTTTCGCCAGATTGTACGTGTCCAGCTCACCAACTCGATGGAGGAAATCGTCTCGGGCGAGGGAAGCATCTTGCCTTCCCTCGCATAGATGTAAATACTTGCTTAAGTTCGGTTATGGCGTCGCGATAGGCCAAAATTATCTTGTCAGACATGTTTCAGATGCAATTGTATTTTACCACCTGTATTGGTAAAGAGAATTTTTGGTAGCTTGGACGGAATCGAACCGCAGACACTAAGGTTTTCAGTCCTATGCACTACCAATTGAGCTTCGCCTGCGCATCTTCAAAAGCTCACCGTTCGCCAGGTAATCGACGGCTGGAAAACGGTCATGAAACGGCATGCGGTGAACGGAGAGCTGCCGAATTGCTAGCACTGGCAACGCGCTCAGTCGGTGCCAAGCATGGCGGGAAAGCCTACAAGCTTCATCTACAACAGCTGCTGGCCGAATATTATCTGGCTGTTGAGCAACTGCAAGTGATGGAGGATGAAGTGGCGGCTGCACTGGCTCGGATCCCGCTGGCCAAGCCGCTGCTGGCAATGAAGGGCATGGGCATCCTGTCAATCGCCGGCATACTGGGTGAAGCTGGCGACCTCAGCGGCTATGCACATGGCAATGCTTTGCTGCGGCATGCCGGCCTCAACCTGGCTGAAGCGAGCTCAGGCAAGTGGAAAGGCCAGATGTCCCTCAGCAAACGGGGCCGACCCAGACTTCGGCATGCCCTGTTCATGGCAACCATGGCCCTCATCTTGAACGATCATTCATTTAAACGACAGCACGAAGTGAATGTAAAGACGAAAGGCATGAAGCCGATGCGCTCCGTGATGAAGCTTTGTGCCAAGCTGGCTCGCCTCCTGGTTGCCATGGCACAGAGCGGCGAAGCCTACATCGATCTCTTCCCATGAAACAAACTGCTTAACCGCTTCTCAGTTAGCACGAAAACTGGCTTGTTCGCAGGATCTCAAATTGCACGGAGTACCGGATTGCGTTGAACAAAAATGGCCAAGACCCGTACCGTTACGATAACCGGCCTCCAGCCACCGGATAGGCGTAACGAAGGAATGAAAGGAAAGGGCATTGACCCGTCGAGAAATGGGAGTGAAAGCCTTCGGAGGTACGTGGAGCAGCGTGCAGCAGACCAACAAAAAAGGAGCGAAACCTCGCCCCTTCTGTTCCCGAATGCCCTTCGGCTGCCCATTTTCACGGTACAAGCCTTCTTTGTCCAGAGAGTAAATTATCCATTGGAGAGATCCTGCGAATAAGCGAGCATTCGCGAGAAAACTACATTGTACCGAGGGAGTTCAGCACAGATCTGCAACTGTTTGTTTTGTCAGTTCTCGTGCCGTCAGTTAAAAGACTTGCTCGCATTCAATATTAGCTTAGCCAATTATAAAAAGTCCTCTGAAAGATCCAATTCATGTCCACATACATCTCATGCTTTTTTTGCATTTGTCACATCTACCGCTTTGCTACTATCCCCTTGCATTATTTTTTTCTCATTTCCTCGTTAAATCCAAATATCATGGAAATTTTCCGAACTTTAAATTTCAATTATTAATTTTCTAGCTTATGGCGAATATAAACGGCTTTATTTTCTCTAACACGATATTATCATCACTTTTCACCTGCGATTCAATTTTCTCGTAATCTTCGTAGCTTACAGTTCGCTGCTACTGCCATTGAATAACAACCTGCCACAACCGGCTCTTTAAAAAGCCTCCGGTGTTATTGCAATTGTATACAGGCAGTCGCATGTAATCTAACCTACGATTTGTTGCAATCGCTGAGCTCTCTTAAATTTGGCTAAGCATGGATAACCTTTTTAGTCTATTTTCCAAATAAACCTTCTTATCCTTCTCTTTTTGCAAAGTTATCAGCCAGTATCTCCTTTGAACATCAACAACTTTCCTAAACAATTTTAAATCGCTAAAATTTATAAAGCCTCTTGCCGCGAAATCTTCAAGTTTGACAATATCTACAACTGCCTTTTTCAAGATAGTCTCAGTATCAAGGAATCCAATCAAAATATCAGTTCTATATATCGGAGGAGATTCTAAAATTGAAAATGTACCGCATTCTAAAGGAAATTTAGTGTTTATACTTAACTCTGGTGAAGTAAGAGCTATTTTTCTTTCTCTATTCCAACTATTATTTAGTTGCTCGAAATTACGATAACTTTGTCTCCACAAGTCAACTTTCTCAATTAAGTTTAAGTCGTTAATTTCAGTATTGAACAGCGGAACATTCTGACACTGCTTAAATTTTGGATTTGGATAAAACCTCAAATATCGTTTCTTTCTAGGGAAAATATGATCTATCATATCTAACTCCTCATCCGTTAGATTGTTACCTCTAATGTAAGAAACAAGCGGCATTAATCCTATATTATGAAGTATGTGTTTCACTTCAATTGAGTTATAATCAAATCGCTTATAGATTTGAAACTCTCCAACAACGCCTAATTCAGCCCAAACCATTCGTTTTATATTTAATTGATCTTGTTCTTCACGAATAGTGTTTTTTAAAATATGTAACTTCTCCTTTTCCATTCTAAGTTCCAAATATCGACCATCATTAATAAATTTCTTAATTTTTTCTAGTCCCATTTAGCTAATCCTTCCCCTATAATTTAAGCATTCCTGGATTCTAGAAATGGTCTCTTCTTTAAAATAGTACCTTTTCCTACCGTCCTTCCAAATTAATGTAAAATCGGCCTTGATCCCTTCATCATTCAACACTTTCCATAATTTCTTCTCTCCAACTTTCAAGATTTTCATTACATCATTAAAGCAAACTCCGTTTTTTTCTTGCTTTCTTTTTTTAATTAGCTCCATACAATCCTTAAGCTGTTCCTCGTCATAGTAGTTTTCAACCAAAGTTTTACTTTCATTAAGTCTATATGGCATAAGTTGTCCTGATAATGTAAAAGAGATAATCTCTAGAATTGTAAATGAATGCTTAGCATATTTAGATAAAACATGATGGAATTTAACCATAGAGGGACTTATTTCTTCCACGACCACACCAAGACAATCCTCAACCAACTTATTAACTTCTTGAAATTGATAATTTACTTTTGGAGAATTTGCCAGACGCGTTGGAGTTAGGTAGCCAGCATCAACTATTTTTTGAACAGAATTTGGTATGATTCCAAAAATTAAACCCACCTCTTTTTTTGATATCAGATTCTGTTTGGTGCTCAAGTAGCTATCTAACTTTGATTTATCAACTAAATATCTTTGCTGGCCGTTTGTATATTTTGTTTCGATGTGTAACTCGTTATAATCGTTCAATTCATGCAATTTTTCATAAGCAATACCTGTAGTCTGTCTTACTTCTTCCCTTCGAACTCTACCTCTATGCTCTAGTAAGTTAGGATTTCTTTTGAATAC contains:
- a CDS encoding ArsR/SmtB family transcription factor — translated: MSFSTSYKIAFQFNPLFEFASAASFVANKDQFIKIFHELGEDLDSIGFIEQMDGQLSRFLRSELNFFFVHPFKQTSLGYETIVNMAIINTSPITVTEGINTLERMASTQLVARMVKSSLKEQFDSFLSGHQWSDVQRDRDLMIRQLNKIDGANKEIIERLLECTMYPDEAKQRYHTLCKTFYNSIYSPLEEQIVSISRGGAEKYSEQYKQNPLKFIDNYLVEATEEKLKQPTQIHVSIFDQACSTCNSGTSKDELFNWIRLGIHLDRLLENKPLRKQADLFLKLLSDSKRILIIEALAERPWYGQELSKKLNLTPAAISYHMGFFFSLDLVRVSKSDQRHYYLLDKEKMKTYFSQTQEILLKKHD
- a CDS encoding transposase; translation: MHYQLSFACASSKAHRSPGNRRLENGHETACGERRAAELLALATRSVGAKHGGKAYKLHLQQLLAEYYLAVEQLQVMEDEVAAALARIPLAKPLLAMKGMGILSIAGILGEAGDLSGYAHGNALLRHAGLNLAEASSGKWKGQMSLSKRGRPRLRHALFMATMALILNDHSFKRQHEVNVKTKGMKPMRSVMKLCAKLARLLVAMAQSGEAYIDLFP